The Solanum lycopersicum chromosome 6, SLM_r2.1 genome has a window encoding:
- the LOC101245956 gene encoding large ribosomal subunit protein eL8y-like produces the protein MAPKKGVAVSAKKKPEKAKVLNPLFEKRPKQFGIGGALPPKKDVTRNVRWPRNVTLQRKKRILKMRLKVPPALNQFTKTLDKNLATNLFKMLLKYRPEDKAAKKERLVKRAQAEAEGKTPETKKPIIVKYGLKHITYLIEQNKAQLVVIAHDVDPIELVVWLPALCRKMEIPYCIVKGKARLGSIVHKKTASALCLTTVKNEDKMEFSRVLEAIKANFNDKYEENRKKWGGGIMGSKSQARTKAKERVLAKEAAQRLN, from the exons ATG GCTCCAAAGAAGGGTGTTGCAGTATCAGCTAAGAAGAAGCCAGAGAAGGCGAAGGTGTTGAATCCACTGTTCGAGAAGCGGCCAAAGCAGTTCGGTATTGGTGGAGCGCTGCCGCCGAAGAAGGATGTAACAAGGAATGTAAGATGGCCTCGGAATGTTACCCTACAAAGGAAGAAGAGGATTCTCAAGATGCGATTGAAGGTTCCTCCTGCTCTAAACCAGTTCACCAAAACCCTTGATAAGAATCTCG CTACAAACCTTTTCAAGATGCTTCTTAAGTACAGGCCTGAGGACAAAGCTGCAAAGAAGGAGCGTCTTGTTAAAAGGGCTCAAGCTGAAGCAGAAGGAAAAACTCCCGAGACAAAGAAACCTATTATTGTGAAGTATGGGCTGAAGCACATCACTTACCTTATTGAGCAG AACAAAGCTCAGTTAGTAGTGATTGCTCATGATGTGGACCCAATAGAGTTGGTTGTCTGGCTTCCTGCGCTTTGCAGAAAGATGGAAATCCCTTACTGCATTGTGAAGGGGAAAGCACGTTTAGGATCG ATCGTGCATAAGAAAACTGCTTCAGCCTTGTGTTTGACAACCGTGAAGAATGAAGACAAAATGGAGTTTAGCAGAGTTTTGGAGGCAATCAAG GCTAACTTCAATGACAAGTATGAAGAGAACAGGAAGAAGTGGGGTGGTGGTATCATGGGCTCCAAGTCACAGGCCAGGACCAAGGCCAAGGAGAGAGTTCTAGCTAAGGAAGCTGCGCAGAGATTGAACTAA